One region of Macrotis lagotis isolate mMagLag1 unplaced genomic scaffold, bilby.v1.9.chrom.fasta BILBYCTG594, whole genome shotgun sequence genomic DNA includes:
- the LOC141504173 gene encoding olfactory receptor 2AJ1-like, translating into MRELKNQTFDRDFILLGLLDPNQYGLLFLTLILISFMVTIMGNTVLILLIYHDIRLHTPMYVLLRHLSFTDILNISNIVPKMASNYVSGRKSITFAGCGLQIFLYTSFLGTESLILTAMSYDRYVAICQPLRYSILMNHQISVLMATGCWLGGIINSTIHTTYILLLPFCGTRVIDHFFCEFPAMLKLSCVDTSQYEGRVSVAAVFFLLIPLSIILGSYGQILRTVLHMKSVETQRKAFSTCFSHLIVVLIYYFSGIFTYMRPKSYHTPGQDKVIAILYTILTPMLNPLIYSLRNKDVLCALKKVLGKALYHRNDYY; encoded by the coding sequence ATGAGAGAGTTAAAGAATCAGACTTTTGATAGAGATTTCATTCTATTAGGATTATTGGATCCAAATCAGTATGGATTGCTATTCTTAACACTCATTCTCATCAGTTTTATGGTGACAATTATGGGAAACacagttttgattcttcttatcTACCATGACATCCGGCTCCACACTCCAATGTACGTCCTTCTTAGACATCTCTCATTCACAGATATCTTGAACATCTCCAATATTGTTCCCAAGATGGCCAGTAACTACGTATCTGGCAGGAAATCCATCACATTTGCAGGTTGTGGGTTGCAGATCTTCCTGTATACCAGTTTCTTGGGTACTGAAAGTCTTATTCTCACAGCCATGTCCTATGATCGCTATGTAGCCATCTGCCAACCACTCCGCTATTCCATCCTCATGAACCATCAAATCAGTGTCCTTATGGCCACTGGCTGCTGGCTTGGGGGAATCATCAATTCTACAATTCATACAACTTATATTCTACTCCTCCCATTTTGTGGAACAAGGGTCATTGACCACTTTTTCTGTGAATTTCCAGCCATGTTGAAACTATCTTGTGTTGATACATCACAATATGAAGGCAGAGTCTCGGTGGCTGctgtatttttcctcttaattccCCTTTCCATAATCCTTGGCTCTTATGGTCAAATTCTCCGTACTGTGCTTCATATGAAATCTGTGGAGACCCAGAGAAAAGCCTTCTCCACGTGCTTCTCCcaccttattgttgttttaatataCTATTTTTCGGGTATTTTTACATATATGAGACCAAAGTCCTATCATACACCTGGTCAGGACAAGGTCATAGCCATCCTATATACCATTCTTACTCCCATGCTCAATCCTCTCATCTACAGTCTCCGGAATAAAGATGTCTTATGTGCCTTGAAGAAGGTTTTGGGTAAAGCTCTTTATCACagaaatgattattattaa
- the LOC141504174 gene encoding olfactory receptor 2AJ1-like produces the protein MVHMREEKNQTFDRDFILLGLLEPNQYGLLFLILILISFMVTIMGNTVLILLIYHDIRLHTPMYILLRHLSFTDILNISNIVPKMASNYISGKKYITFAGCGLQIFLYTSSLGTECLILTAMSYDRYVAICQPLHYSILMNHQISVLMATGCWLGGIINSTIHTTYILLLPFCGTRVIDHFFCEIPAMLKLSCVDTSPYEGGVSVTAVFFLLIPLSIILGSYGQILRTVLHMKSVETQRKAFSTCFSHLIVVLIYYFSGIFTYMRPKSYHTPGQDKVIAILYTILTPMLNPLIYSLRNKDVLCALKKVLGTVLYHRNDYY, from the coding sequence atggtgcatatgagggaggaaaagaatcaGACTTTTGATAGAGATTTCATTCTATTAGGATTATTGGAACCAAATCAGTATGGATTGCTATTCCTAATACTTATTCTCATCAGTTTTATGGTGACAATTATGGGAAACacagttttgattcttcttatcTACCATGACATCCGGCTCCACACTCCAATGTACATCCTTCTCAGACATCTCTCCTTCACAGATATCTTGAACATCTCCAATATTGTTCCCAAGATGGCCAGTAACTACATATCTGGCAAGAAATATATCACATTTGCAGGTTGTGGGTTGCAGATCTTCCTGTATACCAGTTCCTTGGGTACTGAATGTCTTATTCTCACAGCCATGTCCTATGATCGCTATGTAGCCATCTGCCAACCACTCCACTATTCCATCCTCATGAACCATCAAATCAGTGTCCTTATGGCCACTGGCTGCTGGCTTGGGGGAATCATCAATTCTACAATTCATACAACTTATATTCTACTCCTCCCATTTTGTGGAACAAGGGTCATTGACCATTTTTTCTGTGAAATTCCAGCCATGTTGAAACTGTCTTGTGTTGATACATCACCATATGAAGGCGGAGTCTCTGTGACTGctgtatttttcctcttaattccCCTTTCCATAATCCTTGGCTCTTATGGTCAAATTCTCCGTACTGTGCTTCATATGAAATCTGTGGAGACGCAGAGAAAAGCCTTCTCCACGTGCTTCTCCcaccttattgttgttttaatataCTATTTTTCGGGTATTTTTACATATATGAGACCAAAGTCCTATCATACACCTGGTCAGGACAAGGTCATAGCCATCCTATATACCATTCTTACTCCCATGCTCAATCCTCTCATCTACAGTCTCCGGAATAAAGATGTCTTATGTGCCTTGAAGAAGGTTTTGGGTACAGTTCTTTATCACagaaatgattattattaa